From the bacterium genome, the window CAAATCCAAATGTGCAAGCAGTTATTGGTAGCAGGGTTCATTTGTGTGGAAGGAAGATTGAGCGTATAAATTTTCGTCACTATCTGGGACGATTATTTACTACAGTTATATCTTTAACTTTTGGTTTTGCTGTTTACGATACACAATGTGGTGCAAAACTTTTTAAGAGTGAAATACTTATTCCTGTGGTTCAAAAAAACTTTTGTTCAAAATGGATATTTGATGTAGAGATTATTATTCGTATATTGCGTCTTCCTTTTTTGCAAGATGAAAGTACCTGGTTATTCGAAGTTCCAGTGAAAGAATGGAGAAATGTTTCCGGGACAAAACGTTCTCTATCAGCTTATATTAATTCTTTTTTTGATTATCTTACATTAGTGAAAAGATACTTACTTTAAGGAAATCATCAAGGAGAGATAAAAATGATTAGAAAAGGTATATTAATTAATCTTTTAAGTATAGTCTTTCTTATAGGTTGCGTGCATACACCTTTTTATTACTGGAGTTTAGAGGCACAAAAAGGTGTATATCATAAAATGGAGAAAGGACAAACACTCTGGCGGATTGCAAAAACCTATGGTGTTTCTGTTGAAGAACTTATTAGAATAAATAGGATTGGAGATATAACCAATATCCGAATAGGACAACAAATATTTATTCCTGGAGCATCAGAGGTATTAAAAGTAGATATGTCTAAACCAATACCTCCTCCAGTAGATACCGTTATTGTCCAGGTGAGTGCTCCTCCAGAAGGACCAATAAATCAAATCGCATCTTCTTTTATCTGGCCTTTAGAAGGTAAAATCATCTCTGGTTTTGGTCCCAGGGGAAATTCAATGCATAATGGCATTGATATTAAAGTTGACTTAGGAACTCCAATCAGAGCCGCCGCAGATGGGGTAGTAACTTATAGCCAGAGCACATATCGAGGTTATGGCAATGCTATCATCATTACCCATGAGGATGATTGGACAACCGTATATGCCCATAATTCTGTAAATTTAGTCAAGGAAGGTCAGAAGGTTAGACAAGGTGAGATAATTGGTAAAGTAGGACAGACCGGAAATGCCTCCACCCCTCATCTTCACTTTGAAGTCTGGAAAGGATTCATTGCTCAAGACCCGTGTATTTACTTGCCGTAAATGTTTAAATTCATTGTTGGTTCAGATGAAATTGGAAATTAGACTTTCATCCTTTCTCCAATTTCTAATTTCCAACTACCAACATATCCCGTCATATTCACCAACATTAACCTCAGTTTTATCGAACACTCTGACTAAATCAATTATTATCTTATCTGCGGTCATCTTATGTAGTATCTGTTTAAATTCTTCTGCCTTGTTACCTATGACCAGAACATCAGAGTCTTCTATAACCTTTTCCATAGAATCACACATAAGTAAGGCGATATGGGGAATAGTTTCCTCAATATACTTTTTATTCGCCCCAAAGAGCCTCGCAATATGAACATTTCTATCGTATATCTTAATTACATAACCTTTTCCAATTAATGCCTCGATTAATGTTACCATTGGACTTTCTCGTAAATCATCAGTTCCTGCCTTAAAACTGAATCCAAATATCCCTATTTTTTTCTTGCCCGAGTTCAATATTTTCTTGATAGTTAGGTTAATCTGGTATTCATTACTTTTTTGAATAGCATCTAATACCGGTAAGGTCAGGTCTAATTTTTTCCCTTCATAAAGTAATGCCCGCAGGTCTTTGGGCAGACAAGAACCACCATAAGCAAAACCTGGTTTTAAATAATAAGGCGAAAGATTTAATTTTGTATCCAGACAAAATATATCCATAACCTGATGGCTATCA encodes:
- a CDS encoding M23 family metallopeptidase; protein product: MIRKGILINLLSIVFLIGCVHTPFYYWSLEAQKGVYHKMEKGQTLWRIAKTYGVSVEELIRINRIGDITNIRIGQQIFIPGASEVLKVDMSKPIPPPVDTVIVQVSAPPEGPINQIASSFIWPLEGKIISGFGPRGNSMHNGIDIKVDLGTPIRAAADGVVTYSQSTYRGYGNAIIITHEDDWTTVYAHNSVNLVKEGQKVRQGEIIGKVGQTGNASTPHLHFEVWKGFIAQDPCIYLP
- a CDS encoding glycosyltransferase gives rise to the protein MSLQTNIGVIIPCYNEERRLRIDDFINELSKHSDLTFLFVNDGSVDDTLNVIQKICEVNPSRALCLSLSENKGKGEAIRLGMLYLLEKKTYNIIGFWDADLAVPLSEIWDFMDIFQTNPNVQAVIGSRVHLCGRKIERINFRHYLGRLFTTVISLTFGFAVYDTQCGAKLFKSEILIPVVQKNFCSKWIFDVEIIIRILRLPFLQDESTWLFEVPVKEWRNVSGTKRSLSAYINSFFDYLTLVKRYLL